One genomic region from Equus caballus isolate H_3958 breed thoroughbred chromosome 4, TB-T2T, whole genome shotgun sequence encodes:
- the NOD1 gene encoding nucleotide-binding oligomerization domain-containing protein 1 isoform X4: protein MEKQGHREMGIIPSESHSYIKLLKTNRELLVTHIRNTQCLVDNLLKSDYFSAEDAEIVGACPTLPDKVRKILDLVQSKGEEVSEFFLYVLQQLADAYVDLRPWLSEIGFSPSPLIQSKTVVNTDPVSRYTQKLRHQLGLDSRFILCYAQKEELLLEEMYTDTIMELVGFRNESLGRLGSLACLLDHTTGILSEQGETIFVFGDAGVGKSMLLQRLQGLWATGQLDAGFKFFFHFRCRMFSCFRESDVLCLQDLLFKHYCYPEQDPEEVFAFLLRFPHTALFTFDGLDELHSDFDLSSVPDTSSPWEPAHPLVLLANLLSGKLLKGASKLLTARTGIEIPRQLLRKKVLLLGFSPSHLRAYARRMFPNRAVQDRLLDQLEANPNLCSLCAVPLFCWIIFRCFQHFHSTFDGSLQLPDCTVTLTDIFLLVTEVHLNRTQPTSLVQRNMRSQSEAFRAGRDTLHSLGQVAHRGMEKNLFVFGQEELQASEMQEGDLQLGFLRAVPELGLGGDQPSYEFFHLTLQAFFTAFFLVVDDKVGTRGLLRFFQEWAPPGEAAAASCYPPFLPFQCLGGSGLAGEDPFKNKDHFHFTNLFLCGLLSKTKQKLLRHLVPGAALRRKRKALWGHLFASLRSYLKNLPRTQTEGFTQVQAMPTFIWMLRCIYETQSEKVGQLAARGICANYLKLTYCNACPADCSALSFVLHHLRKRLALDLDNNNLNDYGVRELQPCFSHLTIIRLSVNQITDSGVKVLHEELTKYKIVTFLGLTKNELDDEVAESLAEMLKVNQTLKHLWLIQNQITAKGVAQLVDALQKNTGIMEICLNGNLIKPEEAKVFEDEKRIVFS from the exons ATGGAAAAGCAGGGCCACCGTGAGATGGGAATTATCCCGTCAGAGTCTCACTCCTACATTAAATTGTTGAAAACCAACCGGGAACTTCTGGTCACACACATCCGGAACACTCAGTGTCTGGTGGACAACTTGCTCAAGAGCGACTACTTCTCGGCTGAGGACGCGGAGATCGTGGGGGCCTGCCCCACGCTGCCCGACAAG GTCCGCAAAATCCTGGACCTGGTACAGAGCAAGGGCGAGGAGGTGTCCGAGTTCTTCCTGTACGTGCTGCAGCAGCTCGCGGACGCTTACGTGGACCTCAGGCCCTGGCTGTCGGAGATCGGCTTCTCCCCTTCCCCGCTCATTCAGAGCAAAACTGTTGTCAACACTGACCCAG TGAGCAGGTACACCCAGAAGCTTCGACACCAACTGGGCCTTGACTCCAGGTTCATCCTGTGCTATGCCCagaaggaggagctgctgctggagGAGATGTACACAGACACCATCATGGAGCTGGTTGGCTTCCGCAATGAGAGCCTGGGCCGGCTGGGCAGCCTGGCCTGCCTCCTGGACCACACCACGGGCATCCTCAGTGAGCAGGGCGAGACCATCTTTGTCTTTGGCGACGCCGGCGTGGGCAAGTCCATGCTGCTGCAGCGGCTGCAGGGCCTCTGGGCCACCGGCCAGCTGGACGCGGGGTTCAAGTTCTTCTTCCACTTCCGCTGCCGCATGTTCAGCTGCTTCAGGGAGAGCGACGTGCTGTGTCTGCAAGACCTGCTCTTCAAGCATTACTGCTACCCGGAGCAGGACCCCGAGGAGGTGTTCGCCTTCCTGCTGCGCTTTCCCCACACGGCCCTCTTCACCTTCGACGGCCTGGACGAGCTCCACTCGGACTTTGACCTGAGCAGCGTGCCTGACACGTCCTCCCCCTGGGAGCCTGCCCACCCTCTGGTCCTGTTGGCCAACTTGCTCAGCGGGAAGCTGCTCAAGGGGGCCAGCAAGCTGCTCACGGCGCGCACGGGCATCGAGATCCCGCGCCAGCTCCTGCGCAAGAAGGTGCTTCTACTGGGCTTCTCCCCCAGCCACCTGCGGGCCTACGCCAGGAGGATGTTCCCCAACCGAGCTGTGCAGGACCGCCTGCTGGACCAGTTGGAAGCCAACCCCAACCTCTGCAGCCTGTGCGCTGTGCCCCTCTTTTGCTGGATCATCTTCCGATGTTTCCAGCACTTCCACAGTACCTTTGATGGCTCCCTGCAGCTGCCTGATTGCACGGTGACACTGACCGACATCTTCCTGCTGGTCACCGAGGTCCACCTGAACAGGACGCAGCCCACCAGCCTGGTGCAGCGGAACATGCGGAGCCAGTCGGAGGCCTTCCGCGCCGGCCGGGACACCCTGCACTCGCTGGGGCAGGTGGCGCACCGGGGCATGGAGAAGAACCTCTTTGTCTTCGGCCAGGAGGAGTTGCAGGCTTCCGAAATGCAGGAGGGAGACCTGCAGCTGGGCTTCCTGCGGGCCGTGCCAGAGCTGGGCCTCGGAGGGGACCAGCCGTCCTATGAGTTTTTCCATCTCACCCTCCAGGCCTTCTTTACCGCTTTCTTCCTCGTGGTGGATGACAAGGTGGGCACCCGGGGGCTGCTCCGGTTCTTCCAGGAGTGGGCGCCTCCTGGGGAGGCAGCAGCAGCGTCCTGCTACCCGCCCTTCCTCCCTTTCCAGTGCCTGGGGGGCAGTGGCTTGGCGGGGGAAGACCCCTTCAAGAACAAGGATCACTTTCACTTCACCAACCTCTTCCTGTGCGGGCTGCTGTccaaaaccaaacagaaactcCTGCGGCACCTGGTGCCAGGCGCCGCCCTGCGGAGAAAGCGCAAGGCCCTGTGGGGACACCTGTTTGCCAGCCTGCGGTCCTACCTGAAGAACCTGCCCCGCACCCAGACGGAGGGCTTCACCCAGGTGCAGGCCATGCCCACCTTCATCTGGATGCTGCGCTGCATCTATGAGACACAGAGCGAGAAGGTGGGGCAGCTGGCGGCCCGCGGCATCTGTGCCAACTACCTCAAGCTGACCTACTGCAACGCCTGCCCGGCCGACTGCAGTGCCCTCTCCTTCGTCCTGCACCACCTCCGCAAGCGGCTGGCCCTCGACCTGGACAACAACAATCTCAACGACTACGGCGTTCGGGAGCTGCAGCCCTGCTTCAGCCACCTCACCATCATCAG ACTCAGCGTAAACCAGATCACCGACAGTGGAGTAAAGGTGCTCCATGAAGAGCTGACCAAATACAAAATCGTGACATTTTTAGG